The Rhodococcus rhodochrous DNA window CTGGCGCGGCTTCAGGTGCGGCAGCGCCATCGGATGCACCGGGATGCCGTGCAACGGTGCGGTGGGTTCGGCGACGGTCGGCAGCCCGGACAGCTCGGGGCGGTGGGCGGAACCGTGACCGGAGACGACGATCGTGTCGGGGGTCAGGTCGATCTCGAGCGGGACGTCGAGGGTGGCGTGCACCGTGGTGGTCCAGGCCTTGCCGTCGGGACGGCCCTCGGGCACCGGGCCCTTCGCGTCGAGCTCGGGCACGAGCGGTTCGCGCAGCGGGATGTCGAAGTGGACCGGGCCTGCGTTGCCCGATCGGGTCCCGCGGGCGGCGGCGAGAACCCGGGAGACCGCCGAACGCCACTGGCTGTTCTGTTCGATGCCTTCGGCGAGGCCGAGGCTGATGGTGGCGCGCACCTGGCTGCCGAACAACCCGAGTTGTTCGACGGTCTGGTTCGCACCGGATCCGAGCAGTTCGTAGGGGCGATTGGCGCTGAGCACGACCAACGGGACGCGAGCATAGTTCGCCTCGAGCACGGCCGGCGCGAGGTTGGCCACGGCGGTACCGGAGGTCATGACGACCGGGACGGGACGCCCCGAGGCGAGGGCCAGGCCGATCGCGAGGAATCCGGCGGTGCGCTCGTCGATACGCATGTGCAGGCGCAGACGTCCTGCGCTGTCGGCGGCCTGGAGCGCGAAGGCGAGCGGCGCGTTGCGCGAGCCCGGGCACAGCACGACGTCCCGAACACCGCCCCGGGCGAGTTCGTCGACGACAGCAGTGGCCTGGGCAGTGGACGGATTCACGGAGTCCAGGGTAATTGCGCCGGAAATGTGGCCGGGTAGAGGTGCGGTCAGAATGGAGGCCGTGCGCACAGTCTTCGATCCCGACGAGTCGAGTCCCGGCCGCTTCTACCGCCTTCTCACCGCGACAATCGTGCCGAGACCGATCGCGTGGGTGTCCACCGAGGCCGAGGACGGTGTGTTCAATCTCGCTCCGTACAGCTTCTTCACGGTGGCGAGTACGGCCCCGCCGGTCGTGCAGTTCACGTCCGTGGGCCGGAAGGACAGTCTGCGGAACATCGAGCAGACGGGCGAGTTCGTGATCAACATCGCGACCGTGTCGTTGATGGAGAAGGTCAACGCCTCGTCGGCGGCGTTCCCGCATGACATCGACGAGTTCACCGAGGTGGGTCTGCACGCCGAGCCGAGCGAGCGGGTGCGGCCCCCGCGGGTCGCGGAGGCACCCGCCTCGATCGAGTGCCGGTTGCACCGTGTGATCGAGATCGGCGACTCGTTCGTCGTGATGGGCGACGTCCTCGCCGTGACCGTCGATTCGGAGGTGCTGGCGGAGGACGGTGCCCCCGACTTCGCGGCGCTCGGCGCGGTGAGCCGGTTGGGACGGACGGAATGGGGACTGACGCCCGCGGTGCGGAGACTGCACCGGCCCGGCACTCCTGGGTGAGGACACAGGTTAGGCTCCGCTGAACGATCGTCGGGATGCTGCACGTCGTCAGTGGTGGCATCCGAGCAACCTCGGAGGGCCGTATGGCGAAGAGCACCGGAACCGCACGGCGCAATCCCTATCTCAAGCCCGAGTCGCGGCGGATGGTGCGCGCGCAGGTACTCGCCGCCGAACGGATCAGCCCGACCTTCGTGCGCATCACCGTGGGCGGCGACGACGTCGACTCGATCGCACCGATGGGCTTCGACCACTGGTTCCGCATGTTCTTCCCCACCCCGGAGCAGCGGGAACTGACCCTCCCCGGTGCGACCGACGACCGTTGGTGGCCCGAATACCAGGAGCTACCCGAGGATCGGCGTCCGGTGCTGCGGAACTACACGTTCCGCCGCGTGCGACCTGCGGGCACCGCGCTGTTCGGCCCGACCTCCGAGATCGAGATCGATTTCGCGTCGCACGGTGATCTGGGCCCGGCCTCGGCGTGGGCGGAGCGGGCGCAGCCCGGTGACGAGATCGGCATCCTCGACGAGGGCATCAGCAACCTGCCTCTCGACGAGGCACGGTCGTGGCTGCTCGTCGGCGACGAGAGCGCGGTGCCCGCCGTGGCGGGCATTCTCGACTCGATTCTTGCTCTCGACCCGCTCGCGGCCGTGGAGGTCTTCGTCGAGGTTCCGCACCCCGACGACCTCACCGCCCAGGCCCTGCGGACGGGCGAGAACGTACGGGTGCATCCGGTGATCAGGACGGATGGCGAGGCGGTTCCGGGCAGTCTCGTCGCCGACGAGGTGCGGGAGTCGACCCCGTCGTCGGATTCCGCCCACGCGTTCGTCGCGGGCGAGTCGTTGCTCGCGACCGGTGTGCGCCGTCATCTCGTGCGCGAGTGCGGCTGGGACCGGTCGGCGGTGACCTTCATCGGCTACTGGAAGTACGGCGAGCCCGTCTACTGACGGCCCGAACTTCCCCGGAACGACGAACGTCGCGGTACCGACCGGCGAACCGGTTCGGGACCGCGACGTCCGGATGTCGCTGGTGTCGGCTCAGCCGGCGTGCTTCTGGATGAGATCACCCAGGCGCGGCAGGGCCTCGACGACGTGCTTCTTGGCCGAGGGGCGCAGCGAGTCGTAGACCTTCTTGACGCCGGACTTCGACGTGCCGGCGATGCGCTCGTCGGTCACGCCGAGGAGAGCGTCGGCGACGACCTCGCCGCGGGCGACCAGGAAGTCCGCGAACGAACCGTTGCCTGCGTACTCCACCCAGAACGGCTGGAGCTTCTCGACGAATTCGGGCAGCAGACCTTCGACGGCACCCGGCACGATGCCCGGGCCGACCTTCTTCACTGCTGCGTAGCCACCCTTGAGGGCGAGACCGGACGCACCCTTCTTGTCCGACACCTCAGCATCGATCAGGGCTTCGACGTCTGCCTTGACCGCCGGGAACTTGTCGGCGCCGAGGAGGGCATCGCCCAGAGCTGCAACCACTTTCACTGCCTCCGTAGATGTGACACTTGTGACCGTTGGGACGCGGGGAACGATATACGACGATTCCGCCTCATCACAGTCCGCGTCCGGCCAGCACCGTACGGCACCGACGCACCCGCTCGCACCACCACTCGACTCGGTCGGGTTCGGCCCGCAGCGCATCGAGCCGCCCGGGTTCGGGCTCGACCGCAACGACATCGAGCGCTCCGTCGGACATGTGCAGAGCCGGCGCGACGTCGGCCTCGAAGAAGCCGCCCGTGCCCAGGCCGCAGGCGTACGGGAGGTCGGGTAGGGCCGCGGCCGCCGCGAGACCGGTGGCGATCCCCACCGCGGAGTCGAGAGCGCTCGAGACGACCACCTCGACGCCGTGCCCGGCGAGTTCGTCGGCGAGCGCGACGAGGCGTCGGACCCCGCCGAGCGGTGCGACCTTCACGACGGCGACGTCCGCTCCCCCGGCCCGCACGACCCGCAGGGGATCCTCGGCGCGGCGGATGCTCTCGTCCGCCGCGATGCGCACCCCGGGCAGGCGGCGGCGAACCTCGACGAGTTCGGGGACGGTCGCGCACGGCTGCTCGGCGTATTCGAGCGGACCGTCGGCCGTGAGTGCCGTGAGCGCGCGGACCGCCTCGGCCACGCTCCAGCCTCCGTTCGCGTCGATCCGGACATTGGGCACGTGTTCGCGCACGGCCCGGACACGAGCGACATCCTGCGCGAGATCCTGGCCCGGTTCGGCGACCTTCACCTTCGCGGTGCGCGCGCCGGGGAACCGGGCGAGGACCTCGGGGACGCGCTCCGGGCCGATGGCGGGCACGGTCGCGTTGACCGCGATCCGGGCGCGGCGCGGGGCCGGATGCCCCTGCCAGGCCGCTTCGATCGCCGACTGCAACCAGTGCGCCGCCTCGTCGTCGCCGTATTCGGGGAACGGCCCGAACTCACCCCACCCTGCGGGTCCGCGCAGCAACAGCACCTCGCGTTCGGTGATGCCGCGGAACCGGACGCGCATGGGCAGCGAGATAACGACTGCCCCGTCGAGCAATTCGTCCGCGGACGGGAGGGGCAGCGAGGACGGGAGGGGCAGGGAGATCACGGTTGGCCCGGCAGCAACTGGACCATCAGTGCCTCGCAGTCGGCGAGGAGGTTGCCGTCGACATCGCGCAGTTCGGCCTTGCAGAAGGCCTTGCGTCCGTCCACCCGCTCGACCCAGCCGTCGACGACGAGTTCGGTCTCGATCGGGGTGATCCTGCGATAGTTGACGTGAAGATAGGCGGTGCGGGCGATCGGCCGGCCGTTGGCGTGGATGACCATGCCGAACAGGTCGTCGAACAGCAGCGGCAGCGTGCCGCCGTGCGCGGCCCCGTTGCCTCCGAGGTGGTAGCGACGGAAGACGCCGCGCTCACGGACACCGTCCGGTCCGTACTTCTCGATCGTCCACGGCAGCAGCAGCGCGCTGCCGCGTCCGGGCAGGTCGACGTTGAATCCGGCGGGCGAGCGGCCCTCGGGCACGGCGTGCTCGGCGAGCAGGTCGACGAGTGCCTCGGTCTGCTCGATCGCTCGGTCGACGACCTCGTCCGGCGGGTTCGTGGAGACCATCAGATCCTGCAGACGCCGGAAGGTCTCGACGAAGCGACCGTAGTTCGGCCCCGCCTTCACCGGTTCGTAGACCGGGAATCCGCCGTGGTGTTCGTAGTCGTCGCGGGGATCGGTCTGCTCGCTCATGGTTGTGCACGTTATCGGGCGGCAGCGCACGTCGCCGCGATGCCCGGCCCTTTATGGTGACGAGGTGACCTTCGATCCAGAATTGTGGCGCCCGGTACCCGGGTTCGAGAACCTCACCGACATCACCTATCACCGACACGTCACGCAGGGCACGGTCCGCGTCGCGTTCGATCGTCCCGAGGTGCGCAACGCCTTCCGTCCGCACACCGTCGACGAGCTCTACCGCGTGCTCGACCATGCGCGGACCACCTCCGACGTCGGCGTCGTGCTGCTCACGGGCAACGGTCCGAGCCCGAAGGACGGCGGATGGGCGTTCTGCTCCGGCGGCGACCAGCGGATCCGTGGCCGCAGCGGCTACCAGTACGCGAGCGGCGAGACCGCCGACACCGTCGACAAGGCCCGCGCCGGCCGGCTGCACATCCTCGAGGTCCAGCGGCTGATCCGGTTCATGCCGAAGGTCGTCATCGCTCTGGTCAACGGCTGGGCCGCCGGTGGCGGGCACAGCCTGCACGTCACGTGCGACCTGACGCTCGCCTCCCGCGAGCACGCCCGCTTCAAGCAGACCGACGCCGACGTGGGCAGCTTCGACGGCGGCTACGGCAGCGCCTACCTGGCCAAGATGGTCGGCCAGAAGTTCGCGCGGGAGATCTTCTTCCTCGGCGACACCTACACGGCCGAGGAGATGCACCACATGGGTGCGGTGAACAAGGTCGTCGACCACGACGAGCTCGAGAACGTCGCGCTGGAGTGGGCGCAGAAGATCAACGGCAAGTCGCCGCAGGCGCAGCGCATGCTCAAGTACGCCTTCAACCTGCAGGACGACGGCCTCGTCGGTCAGCAGTTGTTCGCGGGCGAGGCCACGCGTCTGGCCTACATGACCGACGAAGCGATCGAGGGTCGCGACGCCTTCCTCGAGAAGCGCGAGCCCGACTGGTCGCCCTACCCGCACTACTACTGATCCTGACGCGGCGAACCGGGCTTCGCCCCTGCTACAGCAGGTGCAAGGCCCGGTTCGCCGCGCAAGGAGGGTCGTCGGACGGAAGGTCAGACGCAGTCGCGGCAGTAGGCCTGCTCGCCGTCGCCCGTCGCGCGACGGCTGTGGTGCTGGACGAGGAAGCAGCCCATGCAGGTGAACTCGTCCGACTGCTTCGGCAGGACCTGGACCGAGAGCTCCTCCGCGGACAGTGCCGAGAGGTCGGCGCCGGGCAGGTCGAGGGTCTCGAGGATCTCGCCCTCGTCGGTGTCGGCGGCCGCGATGGGCTTGATGTCCAGCTCGTCCAGGGCAGTGCCACCGCCGCCCAGGATGTCGGTGGTGCGGGGAGCGTCGTAGTCGGTCGCCATGGCAGTTCTCCTCACTCGTTGTCGGCGGTGCCGCGCAGCCGCGGGTCACGGCTGCATCGGACCCGCTGTGGCAGGCCGGCGCTGTCATGGGCACCGTTGCCGTCAGTAATGTCCCACCGGAAGCTTCGTCAAACACATATGTCCAGTTACGGTCGAACCGTGTGCTCTCGGGCACACTGTGGGACATGACCGATCGCCAGAGTCCGCGAACCGCCCACACCCGCCCGGAAGGCGTCTCCGACGCCACTGTGAAAGCGACCGGCAAATTGTCCGAGGCTCTCGAGACCGTCGAGCAGGCGCGGGGCCATCTCTATGCCTTCCATCAGCTGATGGGTCGCGCCGATCTGCTCACCGGCGACGCCGAGGAGTTGTTCCGCGAGGCCGGGCACGACGAGATCGCCGAGCGTCTCGGCACCGAGATCATCGGACGCAACATCGCCGAGGGTCGCTGGACCTTCCAACTCGTCGAGGAATTCGACGACGGCTACTGGTCGGACTTCCGCACTTTCGAGAAGCAGGTGCGCGACGAACTCGTGCAGGGCCGACGTCACCTTTTCGAAGCCGAGATGAAGGAATCGCGGCGCACACACGGCCGCCGCCATCACGAGGCCTGCCCGGCCGAGGAGCAGTGACGGTGGAGATCCTCAGCAGCCGCACCATCCTCCGTCCGCGCGACCACGAGGCCGCCCTCGAGTTCTACGGCTCGACGCTGGGACTGGCGATCGCCCGCGAGTATCCCGGCGGAACCGTCTTCTTCGCGGGGCAGTCGCTCATCGAGATCGCCGCGCACGGCCGATCCGACGACAGCGACGAGGTGTTCCACGGCGCCCTGTGGCTCCAGGTGCGCGACGTCTACGACGCCGAGGCCGAACTGGCGCTGAAGGGCGTGCGCATCGTCCGGGGCGCGAAGCAGGAGCCGTGGGGACTGCACGAGCTGTGGATCGCCGATCCCGACGGGATTCCGATCGTCCTGGTGCAGATCCCCGAGGACCATCCCTTGCGGCGCGACCTCCGTTGACGAACGGAGATACCCGGGCACGGCCGGAGGCAGTCGCGCGGCGCCGGTGATCTTGCACACAAGCCGCGCGGTCTGCTCTGCACTCCGCTCATGGTCGGAGTCCGAAAGAACCGGTCGGGCGTCACGGCGAGACGCAGAATTCACACCCCCGTCGCTGTACATTCACCTGCCCGCTACCCCACAATCGACAGACGTGACCGCAGAGTTCGTCGTGCTCCTGGTGGTGGTCGTCACTGCCCTCGCATTCGATTTCACCAACGGCTTCCACGACACCGGCAATGCCATGGCGACATCCATCGCCACCGGCGCCCTCAAACCCAAGACCGCGGTCACTTTGTCCGCGACCCTCAACCTCGTCGGCGCCTTCCTGTCCGTGGAAGTCGCCGCCACCGTCGCGAAGGGTGTCGTCGACCTCGACACCGTCGGCGGTACCGATCTGTTGCTCATCGTCTTCGCCGGCTTGGTCGGAGCGATCCTCTGGAACATCGCAACCTGGCTGTTCGGCCTGCCGTCCAGTTCGTCGCATGCCCTGTTCGGTGGCCTGGTCGGCGCGGCGCTCGCGTCGATCGGCGTCCAGGGCGTCGTGTGGGACGGAGTGCTGGGCAAGGTCCTGCTTCCCGCCGTGCTCGCGCCCGTCATCGCGGCGCTGGTGTCCACGGTGGGCATCTGGTCGATGCACCGCCTGACCCGGTCCGTCTCCACCGAGCACCGCGATCGCGGCTTCCGGATGGGCCAGATCGGCACCGCATCCCTGATGTCGCTCGCCCACGGCACCAACGACGCACAGAAGACCATGGGCGTGATCTTCCTGGCCCTCGTCGCCCACGGCACCATCACCGCCGACACCGAAATGCCGTTCTGGGTGAAGGTCGCCTGTGCCGTCGCGATCGCCCTCGGCACCTATCTCGGTGGCTGGCGCATCATCCGCACGCTGGGCAAGGGCCTCGTCGAGATCGCCCCGCCGCAGGGCCTGGCCGCCGAGTCGTCGTCGGCCGCCATCATCCTCACCTCGAGCCATTTCGGTCTGCCGCTGTCGACCACGCACGTCGCCACGGGATCGATCCTCGGCACGGGCCTGGGCACCAAGGGCGCCGAGGTGCGCTGGTCGGTGGCACGACGGATGGTCGTCGCGTGGGTCATCACCCTGCCGTGTGCCGCGGTCGTCGGAGCGATCTGCTGGGCGCTCGCCCACCTCATCGGCGGCATGTCCGGCGTGCTCGTCGTGTTCGCGATCCTGTGCGCCCTGGCCCTGCTCATGTGGCTGCGCTCGCGCCGGCAGCCCGTCGACGCCTCCAACGTCACCGCCGACTGGGACGACAAGCTCGCCCCGGCACCGGGTGCCTCCGAAACGGTCGGCGGGGAAGGACGCTCGTGAACCTGTTGACGCACACCCTCGACTCCCTGTGGCAGGTCGTTCTCGTGGGCCTGCTGCTCGGCGCCGGCCTGCCCTCCCTGTTCGCCCTCGGAGTCCGCGCACTCGACACCGGTCGCGGCAGCGACGGCACACCGAATCCGGTGGCACGGACCGCCGCGGTGCTGTGCTTCGCCGTGGTCGCCTGCGCGATCCTGGCGGGAATTCTCCTGCTGGCGTCCGATTTCCTCGCCGGAACGTTCGGCATCGACATCTTCTGATCGGAGTGACGGGTG harbors:
- a CDS encoding VOC family protein, which gives rise to MEILSSRTILRPRDHEAALEFYGSTLGLAIAREYPGGTVFFAGQSLIEIAAHGRSDDSDEVFHGALWLQVRDVYDAEAELALKGVRIVRGAKQEPWGLHELWIADPDGIPIVLVQIPEDHPLRRDLR
- a CDS encoding flavin reductase family protein — its product is MEAVRTVFDPDESSPGRFYRLLTATIVPRPIAWVSTEAEDGVFNLAPYSFFTVASTAPPVVQFTSVGRKDSLRNIEQTGEFVINIATVSLMEKVNASSAAFPHDIDEFTEVGLHAEPSERVRPPRVAEAPASIECRLHRVIEIGDSFVVMGDVLAVTVDSEVLAEDGAPDFAALGAVSRLGRTEWGLTPAVRRLHRPGTPG
- a CDS encoding siderophore-interacting protein; the encoded protein is MAKSTGTARRNPYLKPESRRMVRAQVLAAERISPTFVRITVGGDDVDSIAPMGFDHWFRMFFPTPEQRELTLPGATDDRWWPEYQELPEDRRPVLRNYTFRRVRPAGTALFGPTSEIEIDFASHGDLGPASAWAERAQPGDEIGILDEGISNLPLDEARSWLLVGDESAVPAVAGILDSILALDPLAAVEVFVEVPHPDDLTAQALRTGENVRVHPVIRTDGEAVPGSLVADEVRESTPSSDSAHAFVAGESLLATGVRRHLVRECGWDRSAVTFIGYWKYGEPVY
- a CDS encoding 1,4-dihydroxy-2-naphthoyl-CoA synthase — translated: MTFDPELWRPVPGFENLTDITYHRHVTQGTVRVAFDRPEVRNAFRPHTVDELYRVLDHARTTSDVGVVLLTGNGPSPKDGGWAFCSGGDQRIRGRSGYQYASGETADTVDKARAGRLHILEVQRLIRFMPKVVIALVNGWAAGGGHSLHVTCDLTLASREHARFKQTDADVGSFDGGYGSAYLAKMVGQKFAREIFFLGDTYTAEEMHHMGAVNKVVDHDELENVALEWAQKINGKSPQAQRMLKYAFNLQDDGLVGQQLFAGEATRLAYMTDEAIEGRDAFLEKREPDWSPYPHYY
- a CDS encoding DUF4193 domain-containing protein produces the protein MATDYDAPRTTDILGGGGTALDELDIKPIAAADTDEGEILETLDLPGADLSALSAEELSVQVLPKQSDEFTCMGCFLVQHHSRRATGDGEQAYCRDCV
- a CDS encoding o-succinylbenzoate synthase: MPLPSADELLDGAVVISLPMRVRFRGITEREVLLLRGPAGWGEFGPFPEYGDDEAAHWLQSAIEAAWQGHPAPRRARIAVNATVPAIGPERVPEVLARFPGARTAKVKVAEPGQDLAQDVARVRAVREHVPNVRIDANGGWSVAEAVRALTALTADGPLEYAEQPCATVPELVEVRRRLPGVRIAADESIRRAEDPLRVVRAGGADVAVVKVAPLGGVRRLVALADELAGHGVEVVVSSALDSAVGIATGLAAAAALPDLPYACGLGTGGFFEADVAPALHMSDGALDVVAVEPEPGRLDALRAEPDRVEWWCERVRRCRTVLAGRGL
- a CDS encoding DUF6918 family protein — translated: MVAALGDALLGADKFPAVKADVEALIDAEVSDKKGASGLALKGGYAAVKKVGPGIVPGAVEGLLPEFVEKLQPFWVEYAGNGSFADFLVARGEVVADALLGVTDERIAGTSKSGVKKVYDSLRPSAKKHVVEALPRLGDLIQKHAG
- a CDS encoding inorganic phosphate transporter, with translation MTAEFVVLLVVVVTALAFDFTNGFHDTGNAMATSIATGALKPKTAVTLSATLNLVGAFLSVEVAATVAKGVVDLDTVGGTDLLLIVFAGLVGAILWNIATWLFGLPSSSSHALFGGLVGAALASIGVQGVVWDGVLGKVLLPAVLAPVIAALVSTVGIWSMHRLTRSVSTEHRDRGFRMGQIGTASLMSLAHGTNDAQKTMGVIFLALVAHGTITADTEMPFWVKVACAVAIALGTYLGGWRIIRTLGKGLVEIAPPQGLAAESSSAAIILTSSHFGLPLSTTHVATGSILGTGLGTKGAEVRWSVARRMVVAWVITLPCAAVVGAICWALAHLIGGMSGVLVVFAILCALALLMWLRSRRQPVDASNVTADWDDKLAPAPGASETVGGEGRS
- a CDS encoding PaaI family thioesterase, with the translated sequence MSEQTDPRDDYEHHGGFPVYEPVKAGPNYGRFVETFRRLQDLMVSTNPPDEVVDRAIEQTEALVDLLAEHAVPEGRSPAGFNVDLPGRGSALLLPWTIEKYGPDGVRERGVFRRYHLGGNGAAHGGTLPLLFDDLFGMVIHANGRPIARTAYLHVNYRRITPIETELVVDGWVERVDGRKAFCKAELRDVDGNLLADCEALMVQLLPGQP